Proteins from one Pirellulales bacterium genomic window:
- a CDS encoding DUF6798 domain-containing protein — MLQPDSTNDHSATAASAGWRTLLEIVLVFGVFFLHGAWPTPDVNENGYLTKAAHFWNHNAFAHDFFCNTGDAHVVYYWAFGWLTTLGWSLDTVAWVGRIVTWLLLAVAWRGLSYRLLPKPWVAVLSAELFVLLTEQGHMAGEWIIGGVEAKGFAWALVLWALQAMVIERWNLAWLLVGAAASLHVIVGGWAAVCLGMVWLASPRARPSILEMLPGLVGCALLALPGLWFACRLNQGTDWQTMTAANRIQVFERLPHHLYPLAFQIGYVPRHLVLWALFFLLCSVTAAAPPLLRLRAYVFSAMGLAAVGFVLAWIASIGSATAASDDFAPTFAASILRFYWSRMADILVPIGVTLVGLQFVCALPTVRKTAARWLFAGLFVLSAYDLWNQARHLPWLPEAWGPVTSRSDKLMAYDDWRDVCRWISADDHTPQNAVFITPMYANTFKWYTGRSEVATWKDMPQDAPSIVEWWQRINDLYATGSTDPELRWRSSLAELDGNSLWQLAKKYGADYVIIERNPGTSRNSLPSNFTPVYQNGTYAVYPQSAFSH; from the coding sequence ATGCTGCAACCAGATTCAACCAACGACCATTCGGCAACCGCAGCGTCGGCCGGGTGGCGCACATTGTTGGAAATTGTGCTGGTGTTTGGCGTTTTCTTTTTGCACGGAGCCTGGCCGACACCTGATGTCAACGAAAACGGCTACCTTACCAAGGCCGCGCATTTTTGGAACCATAATGCCTTCGCTCACGACTTTTTTTGCAACACAGGCGACGCCCACGTGGTTTATTATTGGGCCTTCGGTTGGTTGACCACGTTGGGTTGGTCGCTGGATACGGTGGCGTGGGTGGGGCGCATCGTCACCTGGTTATTGCTGGCCGTCGCCTGGCGCGGCCTAAGTTATCGGCTGTTGCCCAAGCCGTGGGTGGCGGTTCTTTCCGCGGAATTGTTTGTCTTGCTGACCGAGCAAGGGCACATGGCCGGCGAATGGATAATAGGTGGCGTGGAGGCCAAGGGGTTCGCTTGGGCGCTGGTGCTGTGGGCGCTGCAGGCCATGGTGATCGAGCGCTGGAATTTGGCCTGGCTGCTCGTCGGAGCGGCGGCATCGCTGCACGTGATTGTCGGCGGCTGGGCGGCCGTGTGCTTGGGAATGGTTTGGCTGGCGTCGCCGCGCGCCAGGCCTTCCATTTTGGAAATGTTGCCGGGCCTGGTCGGCTGTGCGCTGTTGGCGCTGCCGGGCCTGTGGTTTGCCTGCCGATTGAACCAGGGGACCGATTGGCAAACCATGACCGCGGCAAACAGAATTCAGGTCTTCGAGCGGTTGCCGCACCATTTGTATCCACTGGCGTTTCAGATCGGTTACGTTCCCCGGCACTTGGTGTTGTGGGCCTTATTTTTTTTGCTGTGCAGCGTGACTGCCGCGGCTCCGCCGCTGCTGCGGCTGCGGGCTTACGTGTTTTCCGCGATGGGTTTGGCCGCCGTCGGCTTCGTGCTGGCGTGGATCGCGTCAATCGGTTCGGCAACCGCGGCGTCGGACGATTTCGCGCCCACCTTCGCCGCCTCGATCTTGCGATTTTATTGGTCTCGCATGGCCGATATTTTAGTTCCCATCGGCGTCACGCTCGTCGGATTGCAATTTGTTTGCGCGCTGCCGACGGTTCGAAAAACCGCTGCCCGTTGGCTGTTTGCCGGATTGTTCGTATTGTCGGCCTATGATTTGTGGAACCAAGCGCGGCATCTCCCGTGGCTGCCGGAAGCTTGGGGGCCGGTCACGAGCAGATCGGACAAGTTGATGGCGTACGATGATTGGCGCGACGTTTGTCGTTGGATTTCCGCCGACGATCACACGCCGCAAAACGCTGTATTCATCACGCCCATGTATGCCAATACCTTCAAGTGGTATACCGGCCGCAGCGAAGTAGCCACCTGGAAGGATATGCCGCAAGACGCTCCTAGCATCGTCGAGTGGTGGCAGCGCATCAACGACTTGTACGCCACGGGCAGCACCGACCCTGAGTTGCGCTGGCGAAGCTCGCTGGCAGAGCTAGATGGAAATTCCTTGTGGCAGCTAGCCAAAAAGTATGGCGCAGACTACGTGATCATCGAGCGAAATCCAGGAACTTCGCGGAATTCTTTACCGTCGAATTTCACGCCAGTTTATCAAAATGGTACTTATGCCGTGTATCCCCAAAGCGCATTCTCACACTGA
- a CDS encoding NTP transferase domain-containing protein translates to MDSLFDQVDQAGGVDLSITHHAHGAFARMVNTLGVVEVRPNPGMPRLTACRRLGGKSLLEWTVRRMTECLRLDRVLVLCPRTVQTQELLDSAPSDVPLLVSDGADALARLNGALDAYPAEAAVVVAAEQPFVDPELIDRLVTTAVNHPESNYISFCSRNGRPTVFSPLGMMGEWICAQSLRQANAQARDPQEREHVASFLFARPERFQLRLIPVPQELDRDDLRLTIRSEEDWEHAQAIFEALGPEQLDYQRIAGLLDHQPALRERMAALNRTVSAA, encoded by the coding sequence TTGGATTCTCTTTTCGATCAGGTCGATCAGGCGGGCGGCGTCGATCTCTCGATCACCCACCACGCACATGGAGCTTTTGCCAGGATGGTCAACACACTGGGGGTCGTGGAAGTTCGCCCCAATCCCGGCATGCCGCGTTTGACCGCGTGCCGCCGCTTGGGCGGAAAGTCGCTGCTGGAATGGACCGTTCGACGGATGACCGAATGCTTGCGATTGGACCGCGTGCTGGTGCTTTGCCCACGCACCGTCCAAACGCAGGAACTGCTCGATTCGGCGCCGAGCGATGTGCCGCTGCTCGTCAGCGACGGGGCCGATGCGCTGGCCCGATTGAACGGGGCGCTCGATGCATATCCGGCGGAAGCGGCGGTCGTGGTTGCGGCCGAGCAGCCGTTTGTCGATCCGGAGCTGATCGATCGGTTGGTCACCACGGCGGTCAATCATCCGGAGTCGAATTACATTAGCTTTTGCTCGCGCAACGGGCGGCCCACCGTGTTTTCGCCGTTGGGAATGATGGGCGAATGGATTTGCGCGCAATCGTTGCGGCAAGCGAATGCCCAGGCCCGTGATCCACAGGAGCGTGAGCATGTGGCCAGCTTTCTTTTTGCACGACCGGAGCGCTTTCAGCTGCGTCTGATTCCGGTGCCGCAAGAATTAGATCGCGACGACCTGCGGCTGACCATCCGCAGCGAGGAAGATTGGGAGCACGCGCAAGCCATTTTCGAGGCGCTGGGGCCGGAACAGCTCGATTATCAACGCATAGCCGGATTGCTTGATCATCAGCCGGCGCTGCGCGAGCGCATGGCGGCGTTAAATCGCACGGTTAGCGCTGCCTGA
- a CDS encoding HAD family phosphatase, producing MAASPRFKAVAFDLDGLLFNTEELYNFVGAELLGRRGKDFPPELLHQIMGRPQLVALQLMIDWHALDTTVEVLAAETELVFAEILEERLAYMPGAADLLAALESAGIPKAIATSSGRKFASNILGRFQLEPRFAFLLTCENVTHGKPHPEIYLTAARQFGVSPAEMMVFEDSQNGCRAAVAAGAYAVAVPNGPSASHDFSGAALVAQSLADPRIYAALQLP from the coding sequence ATGGCAGCTTCTCCCCGTTTTAAAGCCGTCGCGTTTGATTTGGATGGCCTCCTGTTCAACACCGAAGAGCTTTACAATTTTGTCGGCGCCGAACTGCTGGGCCGCCGCGGAAAAGATTTTCCGCCGGAATTGCTGCACCAAATCATGGGCCGGCCACAGCTCGTGGCCCTGCAGTTGATGATCGATTGGCACGCGCTGGATACGACGGTGGAAGTGCTGGCGGCAGAAACCGAACTGGTGTTTGCGGAAATCCTCGAGGAGCGACTGGCATACATGCCCGGCGCGGCCGACTTGTTAGCGGCTCTGGAATCCGCCGGCATTCCCAAGGCCATTGCCACCAGCAGCGGGCGAAAGTTCGCGTCCAACATTTTGGGGCGATTCCAATTGGAGCCCCGCTTCGCCTTCCTGTTGACCTGCGAAAATGTCACCCACGGCAAGCCCCATCCGGAAATTTATCTCACTGCCGCGCGGCAATTTGGCGTTTCGCCCGCCGAAATGATGGTCTTTGAAGACAGCCAGAACGGTTGCCGTGCGGCCGTGGCTGCCGGGGCATACGCCGTGGCCGTGCCCAACGGACCCAGCGCCAGCCACGATTTCAGCGGCGCCGCTTTGGTCGCCCAATCGCTGGCCGATCCGCGCATTTACGCGGCCCTGCAGTTGCCGTAG
- a CDS encoding CoA pyrophosphatase: MSLTADLPQRLSSRLHQPLPGWLAQRTMEPELSFGRYKGPPRPDAQPAAVAAVLYQQNDEWHLPLMLRPVSLAHHAGQISLPGGTIDPDETSEKAALRELEEELGISRDGVLLLGQLSPLYLFGTNFLIAPWVAAVRSSLQLRPNPAEVQEVLQMPLADLLNPASRGRRIQQRGSLQFEAPHFAWRQHLIWGATSMILAELVAVLSETAA; encoded by the coding sequence ATGTCACTGACCGCCGATCTTCCCCAGCGCTTGTCGAGCCGATTGCATCAACCGTTGCCGGGATGGCTGGCACAGCGAACGATGGAGCCGGAGTTAAGCTTTGGTCGGTACAAGGGCCCGCCTCGGCCCGATGCGCAACCGGCCGCCGTCGCGGCCGTGTTATATCAGCAGAATGACGAGTGGCATTTGCCGCTTATGCTGCGGCCCGTGTCGCTGGCGCACCATGCCGGCCAAATCAGTTTGCCCGGCGGAACGATTGATCCGGACGAAACCAGCGAAAAGGCCGCGCTGCGTGAATTGGAGGAAGAACTGGGAATTTCCCGCGACGGGGTTTTGCTGCTGGGGCAATTGTCGCCGCTGTATTTATTCGGCACGAACTTTTTAATTGCGCCGTGGGTGGCTGCCGTGCGCAGCAGCCTGCAACTGCGGCCCAACCCGGCCGAGGTGCAGGAAGTTTTGCAAATGCCGTTGGCCGATTTATTGAACCCGGCCAGCCGAGGCCGGCGCATTCAACAGCGCGGCAGTTTGCAGTTTGAGGCTCCGCACTTTGCCTGGCGCCAACACCTCATCTGGGGCGCCACCAGCATGATCCTGGCCGAACTGGTCGCGGTCCTATCGGAAACCGCCGCCTGA
- a CDS encoding CPBP family intramembrane glutamic endopeptidase, producing the protein MTDEEFIRNDQSPNIVRLALFFEGGLAMVACAAGLLMKTPPWQHFFWQPLDIARGLAATLPLVVGLLLLRRAHRGALGKLNAVVDETLVAMFTQCSVAQLAMVSLVAGIGEELLFRGVLQPVFIGWWGTAVGLSAASAIFGLLHALTAAYAVLATVVGAYLGWLALATGNLLVPITTHAMYDFVALVYLIRTPPATCRRIS; encoded by the coding sequence ATGACCGACGAAGAGTTTATACGCAACGATCAATCGCCGAACATTGTCCGCTTGGCGCTGTTCTTCGAAGGCGGCTTGGCTATGGTGGCCTGTGCTGCCGGCTTGCTGATGAAAACCCCTCCGTGGCAGCACTTTTTTTGGCAACCCCTCGACATCGCCCGCGGTTTGGCGGCCACGCTGCCCTTAGTTGTCGGATTACTGCTGCTGCGGCGCGCTCACCGTGGCGCATTGGGAAAACTAAACGCCGTGGTCGACGAAACGCTGGTCGCGATGTTCACGCAGTGCAGCGTGGCGCAGTTGGCGATGGTCTCGCTGGTGGCGGGCATCGGTGAAGAGTTGCTGTTCCGCGGCGTGTTGCAACCGGTTTTCATTGGCTGGTGGGGGACCGCTGTCGGTCTGAGTGCCGCCAGCGCCATATTTGGCTTGCTGCACGCGCTGACCGCCGCCTACGCCGTGCTGGCCACCGTCGTCGGCGCCTATCTCGGCTGGCTGGCTCTGGCCACGGGCAATTTGCTGGTTCCCATCACCACGCACGCAATGTACGACTTTGTGGCGCTGGTGTATCTCATTCGCACGCCACCCGCAACGTGCCGCAGAATCTCATAA
- a CDS encoding GNAT family N-acetyltransferase, giving the protein MAAPRLVRFTSVASLRAGADQWDHLWQRSEGVLPNGSAELIAQWLEQFSPQANFTALAVQHDGQLVAALPLVQRRPARLVAVGSLPCNTWCWAGDLLLDLTSDVSTALAVLAAEIARLPWPLLRIDAAPLESRRWQHFLAALDAAGLDHVQAERFRIGTVEIAEQLNRNWDAYEAAWSGNHRRHLRKAWRRADEAGGVTLDLRRPQSAQEVEALLNEGFQVEHSSWKGRSGSSVLSNPDMRKFYLRQATQLAHAGNLELAFLRHQGQAIAFEYGWASQGVYYTPKVGFDHNYAQFSPGQLLRYLLLQDAFSRADRLAVDFLGPLCDATARWATNTYPISRLLIGTGHPVGKALLASYRHVVQPVRKMLRGKRAAPPLGIVEIESRPAPVDRPLPAVTGKA; this is encoded by the coding sequence ATGGCCGCGCCCCGCTTGGTCCGTTTTACTTCGGTTGCCTCATTGCGCGCCGGCGCCGACCAGTGGGATCATCTATGGCAGCGCAGCGAAGGCGTCTTGCCCAACGGCAGCGCGGAGCTCATTGCCCAGTGGCTGGAACAATTTTCGCCGCAAGCGAACTTCACGGCGCTGGCCGTGCAACACGATGGCCAATTGGTGGCTGCGTTGCCGTTAGTGCAGCGTCGCCCGGCGCGGCTGGTGGCGGTGGGTTCGTTGCCGTGCAACACTTGGTGCTGGGCCGGCGATTTATTGTTGGATTTAACCAGCGATGTGTCCACCGCGCTGGCCGTGTTGGCTGCCGAAATCGCTCGCTTGCCCTGGCCCCTGTTACGCATCGATGCGGCTCCACTCGAATCGCGGCGCTGGCAACACTTCTTGGCGGCGCTGGATGCGGCGGGCTTAGACCACGTCCAGGCAGAGCGCTTTCGAATCGGCACAGTCGAAATTGCCGAACAATTGAATCGCAATTGGGATGCTTACGAGGCGGCCTGGAGCGGAAATCATCGCCGGCACTTACGCAAAGCTTGGCGACGTGCCGACGAAGCCGGCGGCGTTACATTGGACTTGCGCCGGCCGCAGTCCGCACAAGAAGTGGAAGCGCTGTTGAACGAAGGCTTTCAGGTGGAGCACAGTAGTTGGAAGGGTCGCTCGGGAAGCTCGGTCCTTTCCAACCCCGACATGCGGAAGTTTTACCTCAGGCAGGCCACGCAGTTGGCCCACGCAGGAAATTTGGAATTGGCATTTTTGCGCCACCAGGGCCAGGCCATTGCCTTCGAGTACGGTTGGGCGTCGCAGGGCGTGTACTATACGCCCAAGGTCGGTTTCGATCACAATTACGCACAGTTTTCCCCCGGCCAGTTGTTGCGCTATTTGCTACTGCAAGATGCGTTTTCGCGGGCCGATCGCTTGGCGGTCGATTTTCTTGGCCCGCTGTGCGATGCCACTGCTCGTTGGGCGACAAACACCTATCCCATTAGCCGCTTGTTGATTGGAACGGGCCATCCCGTGGGAAAAGCGCTGCTGGCGTCGTATCGTCACGTCGTACAGCCCGTCCGCAAAATGCTGCGCGGCAAGCGAGCTGCGCCGCCGTTGGGCATTGTGGAAATTGAATCGCGCCCCGCCCCCGTCGACCGGCCCTTGCCGGCGGTCACGGGCAAGGCGTAG
- a CDS encoding ornithine cyclodeaminase family protein yields MSILYLAEEDVAQLLDMRTAIEVVEEMFRQWADGKASNVPRVRAKAPGVVLHSMCAAAEYLGLVGWKNYTTTKTGAQFLVGLCDAETGELEALIEADRLGQMRTAAATAVAVEWMADMEAAEVGLFGVGKQARTQLEAVCLARPIKRCYVYSRNEAARERFAADMAAQLGIEVLAVDRPQEAVQDLPIVVTATTSAVPVFDGNDLSEGALVCAVGSNWLHKAEIDAHTIRRADNIVCDNVEACKHEAGDFQEALEKGAFDWTRAVDLCNVVAGRAVGRNNRQSVTLFKSVGLAIEDVAVGGRLLAEARAKGYGRWMLSGLTPQA; encoded by the coding sequence ATGTCGATTCTTTATCTGGCTGAAGAAGACGTCGCTCAACTGCTCGACATGCGGACGGCCATCGAAGTGGTGGAGGAAATGTTCCGCCAATGGGCCGATGGCAAAGCGTCGAACGTCCCGCGGGTGCGGGCCAAAGCGCCGGGTGTGGTGCTGCACTCGATGTGCGCCGCCGCCGAGTATTTGGGCCTAGTCGGTTGGAAAAATTACACGACCACCAAAACCGGCGCGCAATTTCTCGTCGGGTTGTGCGATGCCGAAACCGGCGAGCTAGAAGCGCTGATCGAGGCTGATCGCCTGGGACAAATGCGCACCGCCGCCGCCACTGCCGTGGCCGTCGAGTGGATGGCCGACATGGAAGCCGCCGAAGTGGGCCTCTTCGGCGTCGGCAAACAAGCCCGCACCCAGTTGGAAGCAGTATGTCTGGCCCGGCCGATCAAACGCTGCTATGTGTACAGCCGGAACGAGGCGGCTCGGGAAAGGTTTGCGGCCGACATGGCGGCGCAGTTGGGCATCGAGGTTTTGGCCGTTGATCGTCCGCAAGAAGCTGTGCAAGATTTGCCGATTGTCGTCACGGCCACGACCAGTGCCGTGCCGGTGTTCGACGGGAACGATTTGTCCGAGGGCGCGCTGGTCTGCGCCGTGGGATCGAATTGGCTGCACAAGGCGGAAATCGACGCCCATACCATCCGCCGGGCCGACAACATCGTGTGCGACAACGTCGAAGCGTGCAAACACGAAGCGGGGGACTTTCAAGAAGCGCTGGAAAAAGGTGCGTTCGATTGGACCCGGGCCGTTGATCTGTGCAACGTGGTTGCCGGCCGGGCCGTGGGACGCAACAATCGGCAAAGCGTGACGCTGTTCAAATCGGTCGGTCTGGCCATTGAAGATGTGGCCGTGGGCGGCCGCCTGCTGGCCGAAGCGCGGGCCAAAGGTTACGGCCGCTGGATGCTTTCAGGCCTAACGCCGCAGGCCTGA
- the xylB gene encoding xylulokinase: MSVYLGIDVGTSGTKTIAVNERGKILASATAGYPLYTPQPLWSEQNPDDWWKAVVATVRSVGTRAKLKPADVKAIGLSGQMHGSVFLDKQNRVIRRALLWNDQRTGAECEEIERRAGGRKNLIKMVANPALTGFTAPKILWLRNHEPKNFDRLAKVLLPKDEIRRRLTGEFATDVSDASGMLLLDVAKRAWSKPLLAKLDLDISLLAKCYEAEEVTGKLTKAAAAELGLSMECVVVGGAGDCAAGAVGNGIVSRGVLSTSIGTSGVMFVHSDEVQVDPLGRLHTFCHAVHGKWHLMGVTLSAGGSLQWFRNKLCETEILLAKKRKVDPYEILTAEAAQVSAGSEGLFFLPYLSGERTPHADPNARGCFIGLTLAHGRGHMVRAVMEGVTYSLRDALAIIRKLGVPVNQIRASGGGSRSPFWRQMQADVFAQEVCTINAEEGAAYGVALLAAVGARAYKDVVEACEATIRVVKRTAVNRTSAAYYDRAFRVYQSLYPALKDDFQRIAGLGK, translated from the coding sequence ATGAGCGTTTATCTGGGGATCGATGTCGGCACCTCCGGCACGAAAACCATCGCCGTGAACGAGCGGGGAAAAATCCTGGCTTCGGCCACGGCCGGCTATCCGTTGTACACGCCGCAGCCGCTGTGGAGCGAGCAAAACCCCGACGATTGGTGGAAAGCTGTCGTCGCAACCGTGCGGAGCGTGGGAACAAGAGCGAAGCTGAAGCCGGCCGACGTGAAAGCGATAGGATTGTCGGGGCAGATGCACGGCTCGGTGTTCCTGGACAAGCAGAACCGCGTCATTCGCCGGGCACTGTTGTGGAACGATCAGCGAACCGGCGCGGAGTGTGAGGAAATCGAGCGGCGCGCCGGCGGGCGAAAAAATTTGATCAAAATGGTCGCTAACCCGGCGCTCACCGGTTTCACTGCGCCGAAAATTTTATGGCTGCGGAATCACGAGCCCAAGAATTTTGACCGCTTGGCGAAGGTGCTGCTGCCGAAGGATGAAATTCGCCGCCGCTTGACCGGCGAGTTCGCCACTGACGTGAGCGACGCTAGCGGTATGCTGCTGTTGGACGTGGCCAAACGGGCGTGGTCGAAGCCGCTGCTAGCGAAACTCGATTTGGACATTAGTCTGCTGGCGAAATGTTACGAAGCGGAAGAAGTCACTGGCAAGTTAACGAAGGCCGCGGCCGCGGAGTTGGGTTTGTCGATGGAGTGCGTCGTTGTGGGCGGGGCCGGCGATTGTGCGGCCGGCGCGGTGGGGAACGGAATTGTGAGCCGCGGCGTGCTGTCCACATCCATCGGCACCAGCGGCGTCATGTTTGTTCACAGCGACGAAGTGCAGGTCGATCCACTCGGTCGGTTGCACACGTTCTGCCATGCGGTACACGGCAAGTGGCATTTGATGGGCGTGACGCTTTCGGCCGGCGGCAGCTTGCAGTGGTTTCGCAACAAGCTGTGCGAGACCGAAATTTTGCTGGCGAAAAAACGCAAGGTCGATCCGTACGAAATTCTTACCGCCGAGGCCGCCCAAGTGTCCGCCGGAAGCGAAGGATTATTTTTCCTGCCGTATCTTTCCGGCGAACGCACGCCGCATGCCGATCCTAACGCCCGGGGCTGTTTTATCGGCCTGACGCTGGCCCACGGTCGGGGTCACATGGTGCGGGCGGTAATGGAAGGCGTTACCTATTCGCTGCGTGACGCTTTGGCGATTATCCGCAAGCTGGGAGTGCCGGTGAATCAAATTCGGGCGTCCGGCGGAGGTTCGCGCAGTCCCTTCTGGCGACAAATGCAAGCCGACGTGTTCGCCCAGGAAGTTTGCACCATCAACGCCGAAGAAGGCGCCGCTTACGGCGTAGCCCTGCTGGCGGCCGTGGGCGCGCGGGCTTATAAAGATGTCGTAGAAGCCTGTGAAGCCACCATCCGCGTGGTCAAACGTACCGCTGTCAACCGCACGTCGGCGGCGTATTATGACAGGGCGTTTAGGGTGTATCAGAGTTTGTACCCAGCGCTGAAGGACGATTTCCAGCGGATCGCGGGATTGGGGAAGTGA
- a CDS encoding extracellular solute-binding protein encodes MLYLLEKRSRSAWLTPAAAAMLMAAIGGCGNNGALPAKTSAEGFSAKILANLNLAIIDDPDLAASISTLLGEWKAQTGSELTVQMLTAKNIAATEKLDADAVIYPSALLGTLAEQHLIRPLNGAWLKDDPLETADLLQPPNSLEFTWDGQPFAVPLGSPQFVLLYRPNLFQRFGKQPPRTWEEYQQLAGFFNNLQSLRKQANPQEEDAAPLVFVEPWSGAVEPLAPGWAARMLLARAAAYAKHRDYFSVLFDRETMEPLIAGPPFVRALTQLVVAAKSEPKDATSLTPANAARLLLTGHAAMAITWPSAAVQIAGEAVPVAFANLPGATEAYNPRHAAYEPRRPDEAVSVPLRGISGRVGSVVRGTNSPEAAFQLLTWLTSKRWSSQVLPPSSATALFRDSQLDDPQLWSGQALSTAEARQYGDVLATALHQTDVVWMPRIPGEAEYVAALDEAVKAAIDGKKSPQQALDESAAQWKQITAKLGVDQQLEAYRRSLKTAP; translated from the coding sequence TTGCTATACCTGCTTGAAAAACGAAGTCGATCGGCATGGCTGACGCCCGCTGCGGCGGCCATGCTAATGGCGGCTATCGGCGGCTGCGGTAACAATGGGGCGCTGCCAGCTAAAACTTCTGCCGAAGGTTTCTCCGCCAAGATCCTGGCGAATTTGAATTTGGCAATTATCGACGATCCAGATCTGGCCGCGTCTATCAGCACGCTGTTGGGCGAGTGGAAAGCGCAAACCGGGTCGGAGCTGACCGTTCAAATGCTGACCGCCAAAAATATCGCTGCCACGGAAAAGCTCGACGCCGACGCCGTCATTTATCCCTCCGCGCTGTTAGGCACGCTGGCCGAACAACATCTCATTCGCCCCTTAAACGGCGCGTGGCTCAAGGACGATCCCTTGGAAACAGCCGATTTGCTCCAGCCGCCCAATTCGCTGGAATTCACTTGGGATGGCCAGCCATTTGCCGTGCCACTGGGTTCGCCCCAGTTCGTGTTGCTTTATCGACCGAATCTTTTCCAGCGGTTTGGAAAACAGCCGCCCCGCACTTGGGAAGAGTACCAGCAATTGGCTGGCTTCTTCAATAATCTGCAATCACTGCGTAAACAGGCAAACCCACAGGAGGAAGATGCTGCCCCGTTGGTTTTCGTCGAACCGTGGTCGGGCGCCGTGGAACCATTGGCGCCAGGCTGGGCCGCGCGAATGCTGCTGGCTCGGGCGGCCGCTTACGCCAAACATCGCGATTACTTTTCGGTGCTGTTCGATCGCGAAACGATGGAACCGCTGATCGCCGGTCCCCCCTTTGTGCGCGCCCTTACCCAATTGGTTGTGGCCGCGAAATCGGAACCGAAAGATGCCACTTCGCTCACCCCGGCCAACGCCGCACGCTTGCTCCTCACCGGACACGCAGCAATGGCCATTACGTGGCCCAGCGCGGCCGTGCAAATTGCCGGCGAAGCTGTTCCGGTGGCATTTGCCAACTTGCCCGGCGCAACCGAGGCTTACAACCCCCGGCACGCCGCGTATGAACCGCGCCGCCCTGATGAGGCGGTAAGTGTTCCCTTACGCGGCATCAGTGGCCGGGTGGGTTCCGTCGTCCGCGGCACGAATTCTCCCGAAGCGGCCTTCCAGTTGCTAACATGGCTGACCAGCAAGCGCTGGAGCAGCCAAGTGTTGCCGCCCAGTTCAGCCACCGCGTTGTTCCGTGATTCGCAACTTGACGATCCTCAGTTGTGGTCGGGCCAGGCGCTATCTACCGCAGAGGCCCGACAATATGGCGATGTGTTGGCGACAGCTCTGCATCAGACGGATGTTGTGTGGATGCCTCGCATTCCCGGCGAAGCGGAATATGTGGCCGCGCTGGACGAAGCTGTGAAAGCCGCCATCGATGGTAAAAAATCACCCCAACAAGCATTGGATGAGTCGGCGGCCCAATGGAAGCAAATTACCGCTAAGCTCGGCGTCGATCAGCAGTTGGAAGCGTATCGCCGAAGCCTCAAAACCGCGCCATAA